The DNA region GCTGTCGGTGACGGGGAGCATGCCGGTCGTCTCGCTCCACGCGGTGACCTGCTCGGGCTCGAGGAACCAGGCGAGGAAGTCGGCTGCCGCCTGGGCGGCGTCGTCATCCGTACCGAAGACCATCGCCTGCTCGCCGCCGAGGTTAGTGGCCGCGACGCCGTCCGAGGGCATCGGCACCGTCGCCGTGGCGAAGTCGAACGGCGGGTCCGGTGCCCAGATGCCCACCATCCAGGAGCCCTCCTGCGCGGCCGCCGCAGAACCCTTCTCGAACTCGCCCCACGCCGTGTAGGGGCTCACGCCGGCCCCGATGAGGTCGACCCAGTACTGCAGAGCCTGCGTACCCGCCTCGGTGTTGAAGGCGGCCGCACTGTTGTCCTCGGTGAGGAAGTCGCCGCCGGCCTGCCAGAGGTTGACCTGGAAGTTCCAGGTGAGTCCTTCACCGTTGTCCCCAGCATGGGTGAAGAGCTCGTAGCCGGGCTTGCCGGTCTTCTCCAGGATGGTTGCGCCAGTGCTCAGGACCTCGTCCCAGGTCGTCGGCGGGGCGGCGGGGTCCAGCCCGGCCTCCTCGTACAGGGTCGTGTTGTACATGAAGGCGAGGTTGTTCGCCGAGACCGGCACGGAGACCTGCTGACCGTCGATCGACCCGAACGACACGAGCGCCGGGTTGATGTCCGCGATCGTCTCGGCGGGGAGCAGCTCGGTGAGGTCGGCGAGACTGCCGAGCTGAGCGATCTGCGGCACCCACACGAGGTCGCCGATCGCGATGGTCGGCAGGGTGTCCGACGTCGCGGCGGCGCGGAGCTTGGTGAGGAAGTCGGCGTTGGGGATGGTGGCCGTCGTGATCGCCACCCCGTCCGTCGCGTCGTCGTACTCCTGGACCATCGCGTCGAAGGTGTCGGCGTTGGTGCCGTCCCAGTAGGTCCAGGCGGTCACCTCGACGTCGTCCCCGCCCGTGTCGGGTGCGTCGGCCCCGGCAGAGGAGCACGCGGTGGCGACGAGTGCCATGGACAGGGCCCCGACTGTGGCGCCGAGCGATCGTGTTCTGCGGTGCATCATTGCTCCCTTGGTGTGATCGAAGGCCTGGGGGTCAGGCCCGTTCAGCGTGTGCCTGGTGCGACGAGCTCACGCGTACGCCTGCCGCCGGCGGTCGTCGGTGTGCGGTGCGTTCGCGTGCGGTCGAGCCAGACGGCGTGGTTCCCGGCGAGCTCGGCGCCGGTGCGGAGGCCGCAGGACGAGGCGACGACGACCCCGGCCGGGTCGTCCGGCAGGTCGACGGGGTCCGAGCCGAGGTTGACGATGCAGACTCCGTCGCCGCGCGCGAACGCCAGGACCTGGTCGCTGCCGGTCTCGAGCCAGCGCAGTGCGTCGGAGTCGAACAACGTGCGGCGGGTACGCAGGAGGGTGCGATACAGGTTCAGGAACGAGGTGGGTGCGGCCTCCTGCCGGTCGACCGCGTAGCCGCCGAACGATGCGGGCTGCGGCAGCCACGGGGCCGCGGCCGTGCCCGCCGGGCTGAAGCCGAATGCCGGTTCGCCGGCAGCCCACGGCAGCGGGACCCGGCAGCCGTCCCGCCCGAGCTCGGTCCCGCCGGACCGGATCCAGATGGGGTCCTGACGGACGGCGGCCGGAAGCTCGAAGACCTCGGGCAGCCCGAGCTCCTCGCCCTGGTAGAGGAAGACAGTCCCGGGCAGCGCCAGCAGCAGCATCGCGACGGCGCGTGCGCGTGCGGTGCCGAGCTCGAGGTCGACCGGCCCGCTCCGACGAGCCGCGGCGATCATGTCCGTGGGGTCCGCCTCCGCGGAGTCCTGCTCCTGCCCGTACCGGGTCACGACGCGATGCACGTCGTGGCTGTTCAGTGCCCAGGCGGTGGGCGTCCCGATCTGCCGGGCCTGGTCGAGACCGGCGTCGATCGCGGTGCGCATGCGTGCCGCGTCCCAGGGCTGGACGAGCAGGTCGAAGTTGAATGCCTGGTGCAGGTGACCCGGCGCCAGATAGGGGCGCAGACGCTCGAGGGTCGCGACCCAGATCTCGCCGATGAAGTACTTGGGCTCGGGCCGGTACGCGTCACCGATCGCACGCCACGTCCGGTACACCTCGTGCACCTCCGGCTGGTCCCACATCGGGTCGTCACGCGGGGAGCGACAGTTGCCGCCCTCCGGGATGTCCGCGAGGTCCTCAGCGGTGAACAGGCCGTGCGCCACATCGATGCGGAACCCGTCGACGCCGAGGTCGAACCAGAACGTCAGGACGTCCCGGAAGTGCTGCGGAACCTCGGGGTTGCGCCAGTTGAAGTCCGGCTGGCTGGAGTCGAAGGAGTGCAGGTACCACTGCCCGGGCGTCCCGTCCGGCTGGTGGAGCCGCGTCCAGGCGGGCCCACCGAAGACGCTGGCCCAGTTGTTCGGTGGCTCCTCGCCGGCCGGCCCGCGGCCGTCGCGGAACACGAAGCGGTCGCGCGCAGCCGAGCACGTCGGCGCCGCGACCGCGTCCTGGAACCACTCGTGCTGGTCGGAGCAGTGGTTGGCCACCATGTCCATGACGACCCGCAGACCGAGCAGGTGCGCGTCGGCGACGAGGCCGACCAGGTCCGTCGTCGAGCCGTAGGCGGGGTCGATCGCGAAGTAGTCGGCGATGTCGTACCCATGATCGCGCTGGGGCGAGGGGTAGCAGGGGTTCAGCCAGAGGGCGTCGACACCGAGGTCGGCCAGGTAGCCCAGTCGCTCGCGGAGGCCCGCCAGGTCGCCGACGCCGTCACCGTCCGCGTCGGCGAACGAACGCAGGTAGACCTGGTAGATCACCGCGTCCTGCCACCACGACTCCTGCATCAGCGCTCCTGGTTAACGTTTAGTTAACCGATACACTAGCCGACTCCGGCGCGGTGTCAAGAGCGACGC from Cellulomonas sp. KRMCY2 includes:
- a CDS encoding ABC transporter substrate-binding protein; this encodes MHRRTRSLGATVGALSMALVATACSSAGADAPDTGGDDVEVTAWTYWDGTNADTFDAMVQEYDDATDGVAITTATIPNADFLTKLRAAATSDTLPTIAIGDLVWVPQIAQLGSLADLTELLPAETIADINPALVSFGSIDGQQVSVPVSANNLAFMYNTTLYEEAGLDPAAPPTTWDEVLSTGATILEKTGKPGYELFTHAGDNGEGLTWNFQVNLWQAGGDFLTEDNSAAAFNTEAGTQALQYWVDLIGAGVSPYTAWGEFEKGSAAAAQEGSWMVGIWAPDPPFDFATATVPMPSDGVAATNLGGEQAMVFGTDDDAAQAAADFLAWFLEPEQVTAWSETTGMLPVTDSVATGEDYLGWVDETQPLLRPYVEQMADAHARPNTPLYPAISFAFAQEIEKALAGEVGVDQALSDAEAAVNAVIAEG
- a CDS encoding glycoside hydrolase family 13 protein, which codes for MQESWWQDAVIYQVYLRSFADADGDGVGDLAGLRERLGYLADLGVDALWLNPCYPSPQRDHGYDIADYFAIDPAYGSTTDLVGLVADAHLLGLRVVMDMVANHCSDQHEWFQDAVAAPTCSAARDRFVFRDGRGPAGEEPPNNWASVFGGPAWTRLHQPDGTPGQWYLHSFDSSQPDFNWRNPEVPQHFRDVLTFWFDLGVDGFRIDVAHGLFTAEDLADIPEGGNCRSPRDDPMWDQPEVHEVYRTWRAIGDAYRPEPKYFIGEIWVATLERLRPYLAPGHLHQAFNFDLLVQPWDAARMRTAIDAGLDQARQIGTPTAWALNSHDVHRVVTRYGQEQDSAEADPTDMIAAARRSGPVDLELGTARARAVAMLLLALPGTVFLYQGEELGLPEVFELPAAVRQDPIWIRSGGTELGRDGCRVPLPWAAGEPAFGFSPAGTAAAPWLPQPASFGGYAVDRQEAAPTSFLNLYRTLLRTRRTLFDSDALRWLETGSDQVLAFARGDGVCIVNLGSDPVDLPDDPAGVVVASSCGLRTGAELAGNHAVWLDRTRTHRTPTTAGGRRTRELVAPGTR